The Kribbella amoyensis genomic sequence GTCGGCCCACGGGTACTACATCGCCGCGGTCGTCAACGACCCCGCCCAGCTGCTGGAGTTGTTGCGCCAGGACCTGGCTGACCTCTGTGTCCTGGACCTGAGCTTCCCCGACGCCGACGGGCTCGAGGTGGCCGCGCAGATCGCCGCGCTCGATCCGGAGATCCGCATCTTCGTCCTGACCGCCCGGACCGGTTCCGAGGTCCTGCGCAAGGCGGTCTCGGCCGGAGCCCGCGGGGTCGCGTCGAAGGAGCGCGGGATCGACGACATCCTGACCGCGATCGGCCGGGTGGCCGGCGGCGAGATCTACTGCGACGACAACCTGCTCCGGGACGCGCTCGGCCTGTCCGCGACCCGGCAGAGCCAGGCCCAGTTCCTGGCGTCGTACGTGACCCCGCGCGAGCACGAGGTGCTCACGTACCTGGTCGCCGGGATGACGACCGAGGGGATCAGCCGCCGGATGGGCATCTCGAAGACCACCGTCCGGGCCCACGTGCAGTCGATCCTGAGCAAGTTCGGCGTGCACTCCCGGCTCGAGGCGGTCAGCTACGCGATCGCCAACAAGGTGATCGAACCGCCGGGCCATCGCGGCTGACCCCGCACTGATCAACACGGCTGACGGGCCGGTCCGAGATCGTGTGGTTTGCGCATCGAGCTGAACCCGAACACCCTGGTCTGCGCGCAGAACTTGCCCGGCGCCAGCTCGTACTCGACGTGCAGTACCGCCTTGCCTGCTTGGACGAACGGGACGAGCTTCGCGCATTCGCCGTACTGCGCGCACTGCTCGTTCACCGCGAAGTCGAAGGACGGCTCGAGCTCCGCGACCTGGGCGAGGTCGTTCTTCAGCCCGACCGACATCCCGTGCTGGTGGACCACGTCCGCGATCCACCGGTTGAACCTCAGCTGGTCCGCGGCGGTCAGGGCGAACCCGCTCTCGTTGGCGTACCCGTCCACGTTGTCCGGCTCCACCGCGTCGAATCCCTTGCGCCGGCAGACCGCGATCTGCCGGGTGAGCACCGGCTTGATCGCGTCGAGGCGGCGGATGTCGAGCCAGCGTTCGTCCGGCCAGTCCTTCAATGCCTTGCCCATAAGGGATTCCTGGTACCCGTCGCCCTGCCGCGCGGCGCCCGCGTTGACGTAGCAGATGACCCGGCGTCCTTGCTTGTGGAGCTCCGCGACCTGCGCGGCTGTGGTGGTCGCGCCGTCGACGTTGTAGATCGGCACGTCCACCGACAGGTCCAGCGGCCCGCTGAGCTGCCACTGCCACGCCGTCGAACGTCTGGGGATCCACCGGTCCCCTGTCTTCGGCAGCGCAGGCGTCGGCGTGACGGCGGGCGGATTCGCCCCCGGCGGTTTCACCTTCGACGAGGACGTCGGCGCCGGCACGGCAGGACTTGACTCGGCAGTGCTTGATTGCACAGGGCCAGGTGGTACGGAGGTCGGTGACTTGGGAGTGGCCGACGGCTGCTGTGTCGCGGCGGGGCCGGTCTTCGCAACCGGGGTCGACGCCCCGGCCGCTGTCGGTCCCACCGGCCCCGCCGGCACCTCAACCTGAGCAGCGCCACATCCCGACAACGCTAGCGCCACCAGGGAGATCCACAGCTTCCTCCTCATGCGCGCGTGCTGTGCCGCGCGCCGATACCGAGACGGTCCATCTCGTGCAGTAGTTCGGCCGACAGTCCGCACCAGGGATTGGCGCCGCCTCGGTCCGTCGCGAACACCAGCGCCGCGCCTTGCGACGCCGTCCGCTCCAGCACGGATTCGAAGCCGCCCGGCGGAACGTCGTACACCAGGTGCCACAGTCGCTCCGGCGGAATGTCCCCGGGCCGCCGCATCGTGGTCAGCCGGCGGTGCACCGTGTCCACGTTCTCGAACACGCAGCACACGTCGAACGTCTCCAGGTAGTCCTGGTGCGGGATCACGCCCGGATTGCCGACCAGGACCTCGACCCCGATCTGCCGGGCGAAGGCGGCGATCGGCTTGTAGTAGCCGAGGTTCGCCGGGTCCGCCGAGACGCGGTCGAACATCACGCCCTCGACGTCGTACCGCTCCTTCCACACGGAGATGTCCTCGAGCACCTGCGCCGACGGCCGGGC encodes the following:
- a CDS encoding response regulator, translated to MSGETAVRLIVCDDHQVFAEALAAVLSAHGYYIAAVVNDPAQLLELLRQDLADLCVLDLSFPDADGLEVAAQIAALDPEIRIFVLTARTGSEVLRKAVSAGARGVASKERGIDDILTAIGRVAGGEIYCDDNLLRDALGLSATRQSQAQFLASYVTPREHEVLTYLVAGMTTEGISRRMGISKTTVRAHVQSILSKFGVHSRLEAVSYAIANKVIEPPGHRG
- a CDS encoding endo alpha-1,4 polygalactosaminidase; this encodes MPAPTSSSKVKPPGANPPAVTPTPALPKTGDRWIPRRSTAWQWQLSGPLDLSVDVPIYNVDGATTTAAQVAELHKQGRRVICYVNAGAARQGDGYQESLMGKALKDWPDERWLDIRRLDAIKPVLTRQIAVCRRKGFDAVEPDNVDGYANESGFALTAADQLRFNRWIADVVHQHGMSVGLKNDLAQVAELEPSFDFAVNEQCAQYGECAKLVPFVQAGKAVLHVEYELAPGKFCAQTRVFGFSSMRKPHDLGPARQPC
- a CDS encoding spherulation-specific family 4 protein, coding for MKLRFSRRQPAEPLPAVRPADLRLAVPWYLHPAENPEQWAELMRQAQAGRIAFAVVNVANGPGLADDPYYPGGLDALRQGGVPLHGYVDTDYGARPSAQVLEDISVWKERYDVEGVMFDRVSADPANLGYYKPIAAFARQIGVEVLVGNPGVIPHQDYLETFDVCCVFENVDTVHRRLTTMRRPGDIPPERLWHLVYDVPPGGFESVLERTASQGAALVFATDRGGANPWCGLSAELLHEMDRLGIGARHSTRA